A single region of the Halorussus gelatinilyticus genome encodes:
- a CDS encoding 30S ribosomal protein S9: MVTNTSGKKKTAIARATVTEGEGRVRINSQPVELVEPETAQLKMLEPFRIAGDDARDGVDVEVSVQGGGISGQADAVRTAIARGLVQYTNDAELRDAFIEFDRSLLVNDSRRSEPKKWGGPGARARYQKSYR; encoded by the coding sequence AGACGGCCATCGCCCGCGCCACCGTCACGGAAGGCGAGGGGCGAGTGCGAATCAACTCCCAGCCCGTCGAGCTGGTCGAACCGGAGACGGCACAGCTGAAGATGCTGGAGCCGTTCCGCATCGCCGGCGACGACGCCCGCGACGGCGTGGACGTGGAGGTATCCGTGCAGGGCGGCGGCATCAGCGGACAGGCCGACGCGGTCCGGACCGCCATCGCGCGCGGTCTGGTGCAGTACACCAACGACGCCGAGTTGCGCGACGCGTTCATCGAGTTCGACCGGTCGCTGCTGGTCAACGACTCGCGGCGTTCCGAACCGAAGAAGTGGGGCGGCCCCGGCGCTCGCGCCCGCTACCAGAAATCCTACCGCTGA
- a CDS encoding DNA-directed RNA polymerase subunit N translates to MMVPVRCFTCGMVVGEYWEEFKARSATKEGDENPEKVLDELGVERQCCRRMLVSHKDLVDIVAPYQ, encoded by the coding sequence ATGATGGTACCAGTCCGCTGTTTCACGTGCGGTATGGTCGTCGGGGAGTACTGGGAAGAGTTCAAAGCACGGTCGGCGACGAAGGAGGGCGACGAGAACCCCGAGAAGGTCCTCGACGAACTCGGCGTCGAACGACAGTGCTGTCGCCGAATGCTCGTCTCGCACAAGGACCTCGTCGATATCGTCGCTCCCTACCAGTAA
- a CDS encoding DNA-directed RNA polymerase subunit K, which yields MAQQRYSRYEKARIIGARALQVSYGAPVLTDTEETEPILIAADEYDAGVLPFTVRRGER from the coding sequence ATGGCTCAGCAACGCTACTCCCGCTACGAGAAGGCTCGCATCATCGGGGCGCGCGCCCTGCAAGTGTCGTACGGCGCGCCCGTGCTGACCGACACCGAAGAGACCGAGCCGATACTCATCGCGGCCGACGAGTACGACGCCGGCGTCCTGCCGTTCACGGTTCGCCGAGGTGAGCGATGA
- the eno gene encoding phosphopyruvate hydratase: MTLVSEIRLRQVLDSRGNRTVEADVVTESGGFGRAAAPSGASTGEYEAIELDPSEAIASAREHAVPRLEGKVFVGDQRDVDRTLRAADGTDDFSEIGANSAVAISMAASKAAADVTGAPLYQHLGGAFRGEEFPTPLGNVIGGGEHAADATAIQEFLAVPVGAPSVQDAVFANAAVHQEVHDLLAERDIAAGKGDEGAWAPSIEDDEAFELMAEATDAVADEVGFDIKFGLDVAGAEMYDEDDEEYVYRETTRSTDEQIEYIADLVEEYELAYVEDPLDEDDYSGFAELTEKVGDRTLVCGDDLFVTNVERLATGIEQGAGNSILVKPNQIGTLSDAVDAVELAVENGYEPVISHRSGETEDTTIAHLAVATGAPYIKTGAVGGERTAKLNELIRIEQNVSRL, translated from the coding sequence ATGACCCTCGTCAGCGAGATTCGGCTCCGACAGGTGCTGGACTCTCGAGGCAATCGAACCGTCGAGGCCGACGTCGTCACCGAAAGCGGCGGCTTCGGCCGCGCGGCGGCCCCGAGCGGGGCCTCGACCGGCGAGTACGAGGCCATCGAACTCGACCCGAGTGAGGCCATCGCCAGCGCCCGCGAACACGCCGTTCCGCGACTGGAGGGCAAGGTCTTCGTCGGCGACCAGCGCGACGTGGACCGGACGCTCCGGGCGGCCGACGGCACGGACGACTTCTCGGAGATCGGTGCCAACAGCGCGGTCGCAATCAGTATGGCCGCCTCGAAGGCGGCCGCCGACGTGACCGGCGCACCGCTCTACCAGCATCTCGGCGGCGCGTTCCGCGGCGAGGAGTTCCCGACGCCGCTCGGTAACGTCATCGGCGGCGGCGAACACGCCGCGGACGCGACCGCGATTCAGGAGTTCCTCGCGGTACCCGTCGGCGCGCCGAGCGTCCAAGACGCGGTGTTCGCCAACGCCGCGGTCCATCAGGAGGTCCACGACCTGCTGGCCGAGCGCGACATCGCCGCCGGGAAAGGCGACGAGGGCGCGTGGGCACCGTCCATCGAGGACGACGAGGCCTTCGAACTGATGGCCGAAGCGACCGACGCGGTGGCCGACGAGGTCGGCTTCGACATCAAGTTCGGTCTCGACGTCGCTGGCGCGGAGATGTACGACGAGGACGACGAGGAGTACGTCTACCGCGAGACGACTCGCTCGACCGACGAGCAGATCGAGTACATCGCCGACCTCGTCGAGGAGTACGAACTCGCGTACGTCGAAGACCCGCTGGACGAGGACGACTATTCGGGCTTCGCGGAGCTGACCGAGAAGGTCGGCGACCGGACGCTCGTTTGCGGTGACGACCTGTTCGTCACCAACGTCGAGCGACTGGCGACGGGCATCGAGCAGGGCGCTGGCAACAGCATCTTGGTCAAGCCCAACCAGATCGGCACGCTCAGCGACGCCGTCGACGCGGTCGAACTCGCCGTCGAGAACGGCTACGAGCCGGTCATCTCCCACCGGAGCGGAGAGACCGAGGACACGACCATCGCACACCTCGCCGTGGCGACCGGTGCCCCGTACATCAAGACGGGCGCGGTCGGCGGCGAGCGAACCGCCAAGCTCAACGAACTCATTCGTATCGAGCAAAACGTATCACGACTATGA
- the rpsB gene encoding 30S ribosomal protein S2: protein MSENDPEQVDDEGLDAAESEIDPEPEGESGAEPSVDPDEDVAAEADDDETTEDEGPNLDENVMENQEEADLLIPVEDYLGAGVHIGTQQKTQDMERFIHRVRTDGLYVLDVSKTDGRIRTAADFLSNYSPEQILVTSSRQYGRFPAEKFADAVGARARTGRFIPGTLTNPKYDGYIEPDVLVVTDPIGDAQAVKEAITVGIPVIAMCDSNNNTSNVDLVVPTNNKGRKALSVVYWLLANETLDRRGAEPAYSLDDFESDI, encoded by the coding sequence ATGAGCGAAAACGACCCCGAACAGGTAGACGACGAAGGCCTCGACGCCGCAGAATCGGAGATCGACCCAGAACCCGAGGGCGAATCCGGTGCGGAACCGTCGGTCGACCCCGACGAGGACGTTGCAGCCGAGGCTGACGACGACGAAACGACCGAAGACGAGGGACCGAACCTCGACGAGAACGTCATGGAGAACCAAGAGGAGGCCGACCTCCTCATCCCCGTCGAGGACTACCTCGGCGCTGGCGTTCACATCGGTACCCAGCAGAAGACCCAGGACATGGAGCGGTTCATCCACCGCGTCCGAACCGACGGGCTGTACGTCCTCGACGTGTCGAAGACTGACGGCCGCATCCGCACGGCCGCGGACTTCCTGTCGAACTACAGTCCCGAGCAGATTCTGGTCACCTCTTCGCGCCAGTACGGCCGCTTCCCCGCCGAGAAGTTCGCGGACGCGGTCGGCGCGCGCGCCCGGACCGGCCGGTTCATCCCCGGCACGCTGACCAACCCCAAGTACGACGGCTACATCGAGCCGGACGTGCTGGTCGTCACCGACCCCATCGGCGACGCCCAAGCGGTCAAGGAAGCCATCACGGTCGGCATCCCGGTCATCGCCATGTGCGACTCCAACAACAACACCAGCAACGTGGACCTCGTGGTCCCGACGAACAACAAGGGTCGCAAGGCGCTGTCGGTCGTCTACTGGCTGCTGGCCAACGAGACGCTCGACCGCCGCGGTGCCGAACCCGCCTACTCGCTCGACGACTTCGAGAGCGACATTTAA
- the meaB gene encoding methylmalonyl Co-A mutase-associated GTPase MeaB: MSADSDYAELVEELLAGKHRALARTITKIENRAPGYRDLVSQLHQHTGDADVIGITGSPGAGKSTLVDKMANYYRERGETVGVIAVDPSSPFTGGAVLGDRIRMASNVGDMDVFFRSMSARGTLGGLSTATTDAVKALDAFGKDKIIIETVGAGQNEIDIVKSADTVAVLVPPGSGDDVQMLKAGILEIADVFVVNKADLDGADRTVQELREMVHMQQDNTANLATGHHGAGATGGRGADEESDADADDEDETESWEPTIVETVAKDGEGVEELVGTLADHADYLDASGLLEEKARMRYAEEIRNLLRDDVGTLLESEIERQDGIEAFAQQVLDRETDPYSVADEIIEPLEDCLEE; encoded by the coding sequence ATGAGCGCCGACTCGGACTACGCCGAACTGGTCGAGGAGTTGCTGGCGGGCAAACACCGCGCGCTGGCCCGCACCATCACCAAAATCGAGAACCGCGCGCCGGGCTACCGCGATTTGGTCTCGCAACTCCACCAACACACCGGCGACGCGGACGTAATCGGTATCACGGGGAGCCCCGGCGCGGGCAAATCGACGCTCGTGGACAAGATGGCCAACTACTACCGCGAGCGGGGCGAGACGGTCGGGGTCATCGCGGTGGACCCCTCCTCGCCGTTCACCGGCGGTGCCGTGCTGGGCGACCGCATCCGGATGGCGAGCAACGTCGGCGACATGGACGTGTTCTTCCGGTCGATGTCCGCCCGCGGGACGCTGGGCGGTCTCTCGACCGCGACCACGGACGCGGTGAAGGCCCTCGACGCGTTCGGCAAGGACAAGATCATCATCGAGACGGTCGGTGCGGGGCAGAACGAGATAGACATCGTGAAGTCCGCCGACACGGTCGCCGTGTTGGTCCCGCCGGGGAGCGGCGACGACGTGCAGATGCTCAAGGCGGGTATCCTCGAAATCGCCGACGTGTTCGTCGTCAACAAGGCCGACCTCGACGGCGCGGACCGCACGGTCCAAGAGCTGCGAGAGATGGTCCACATGCAACAGGACAACACGGCCAACCTCGCAACCGGCCACCACGGCGCGGGCGCGACCGGCGGCCGCGGCGCGGACGAGGAGTCCGACGCCGACGCGGACGACGAGGACGAAACCGAGAGCTGGGAGCCCACAATCGTGGAGACGGTCGCCAAGGACGGCGAGGGCGTCGAAGAACTGGTCGGGACGCTCGCGGACCACGCCGACTACCTCGACGCCTCGGGCCTCCTCGAGGAGAAGGCCCGGATGCGCTACGCCGAGGAGATTCGAAACCTGCTCCGCGACGACGTGGGGACGCTTTTAGAGTCCGAAATCGAGCGGCAGGACGGCATCGAGGCGTTCGCCCAGCAGGTCCTCGACCGCGAGACCGACCCCTACTCGGTCGCCGACGAAATCATCGAACCGCTCGAAGACTGCCTCGAAGAGTAG
- a CDS encoding cobalamin B12-binding domain-containing protein produces MSADQEQQSIRCLVAKVGLDGHDRGAHVIARAFRDAGFEVIYSGLHNAPDEIVQAAVQEDVNVLGISILSGAHNTLVPKIIDGLKEYDAFEDTLILVGGVVPDDDKAELKELGVAEVFGPGTPMEETIEFVRENAPKR; encoded by the coding sequence ATGAGCGCAGATCAGGAACAGCAGTCGATTCGCTGTCTCGTCGCAAAAGTCGGACTCGACGGTCACGACCGCGGCGCGCACGTCATCGCGCGGGCGTTCCGCGACGCCGGCTTCGAGGTCATCTACTCGGGTCTCCACAACGCCCCCGACGAAATCGTGCAGGCCGCCGTCCAAGAGGACGTGAACGTCCTCGGCATCTCCATCCTCTCGGGTGCCCACAACACGCTCGTCCCCAAGATCATCGACGGCCTGAAAGAGTACGACGCCTTCGAGGACACTCTCATCCTCGTCGGCGGAGTCGTCCCCGACGACGACAAGGCCGAACTCAAGGAGTTGGGCGTCGCCGAGGTGTTCGGTCCCGGCACGCCGATGGAGGAGACCATCGAGTTCGTCCGCGAGAACGCCCCGAAGCGATGA
- the rpl12p gene encoding 50S ribosomal protein P1, which yields MEYVYAALILNESGEEINEDNLTNVLDAAGVDVEESRVKALVAALEDVDIDEAVEQAAAVPAGGAGGAAGGAAEGGADEESADEGGDEEEEAAEDEGDDDDEDEDASGEGLGELFG from the coding sequence ATGGAATACGTTTACGCTGCACTCATCCTGAACGAATCGGGCGAAGAAATCAACGAAGACAACCTCACCAACGTCCTCGACGCCGCCGGCGTCGATGTCGAGGAATCCCGCGTCAAGGCGCTCGTCGCCGCGCTGGAGGACGTCGACATCGACGAGGCAGTCGAGCAGGCTGCGGCCGTGCCCGCGGGCGGCGCGGGCGGTGCCGCCGGTGGCGCCGCCGAGGGCGGTGCCGACGAAGAGTCCGCCGACGAGGGCGGCGACGAAGAGGAAGAGGCCGCCGAAGACGAGGGCGACGACGACGACGAGGACGAGGACGCCAGCGGCGAAGGTCTCGGCGAACTCTTCGGATAA
- a CDS encoding 50S ribosomal protein L10 codes for MSAEAERKTETIPQWKQEEVDDIVDLIEGYSSVGIVNVTGIPSRQLQTMRRNLHGSAELRISRNTLLERALDEVDEGIEELKQYVSGEVGLIGTNDNPFGLYQELEASKSPAPIGAGEVAPNDILIPEGDTGVDPGPFVGELQSIGAAARIMEGSIHVTEDSVVAEEGDEVSEEVANVLAELGMEPKEVGLDLKGVFSDGVLFEADELAIDVEEYRADVEAAAARARNLSVNAVYPTAQTTPALVQKAEGEAKSLGLQAEIESPDVVPDLVSKADGQVRALAAQIDDEEALPEGLSDVEAPAAGAADEESTDEETESDTETEDADAEDDEEEDDDDGGDALGAMFG; via the coding sequence ATGTCGGCCGAAGCCGAACGTAAGACCGAAACTATTCCCCAGTGGAAGCAAGAAGAGGTCGACGACATCGTGGACCTCATCGAAGGGTACAGCAGCGTCGGCATCGTCAACGTGACGGGCATCCCGTCGCGCCAGCTTCAGACGATGCGGCGTAACCTCCACGGGAGCGCCGAACTCCGCATCAGCCGGAACACGCTGCTCGAACGCGCCCTCGACGAAGTGGACGAGGGCATCGAAGAGCTGAAACAGTACGTCTCCGGCGAGGTCGGACTCATCGGCACGAACGACAACCCGTTCGGCCTGTATCAGGAACTCGAAGCCTCGAAGAGTCCGGCACCCATCGGAGCCGGCGAGGTCGCGCCCAACGACATCCTCATCCCCGAGGGTGACACGGGCGTCGACCCGGGTCCGTTCGTGGGCGAACTCCAGTCCATCGGTGCCGCCGCACGCATCATGGAAGGGTCCATCCACGTCACCGAGGACAGCGTCGTCGCCGAGGAAGGCGACGAGGTGTCCGAAGAGGTCGCCAACGTCCTCGCGGAACTCGGCATGGAGCCGAAGGAAGTGGGGCTGGACCTCAAAGGCGTGTTCTCCGACGGCGTCCTGTTCGAGGCCGACGAACTGGCCATCGACGTCGAGGAGTACCGCGCCGACGTCGAGGCCGCCGCGGCCCGCGCCCGCAACCTCTCGGTCAACGCGGTCTACCCGACCGCCCAGACCACGCCGGCGCTCGTCCAGAAGGCCGAGGGCGAGGCAAAGAGCCTCGGTCTGCAGGCCGAAATCGAGAGTCCGGACGTCGTGCCGGATCTCGTGAGCAAGGCGGATGGACAGGTTCGCGCGCTCGCCGCGCAGATCGACGACGAGGAGGCACTGCCCGAGGGGCTGTCTGACGTGGAGGCTCCCGCCGCAGGTGCCGCCGACGAGGAATCGACCGACGAAGAAACCGAATCCGACACCGAGACCGAGGACGCCGACGCCGAAGACGACGAGGAGGAAGACGACGACGACGGCGGCGACGCGCTCGGCGCGATGTTCGGATAA
- a CDS encoding 50S ribosomal protein L1, whose product MADQEIEQAVSRALEDAPERNFRETVDLAINLRDLDLNEPSNRVDESIVLPSGTGQETKIVVFAEGETALRAEDVADEVFDADELEDLGDDDDEAKDLADETDFFIAEASMMQDIGRYLGTILGPRGKMPEPLQPDDDVVEVVNRMKNTVQLRSGDRRTFHTRVGAEDMSAEDISDNIDVILRRLHSNLEKGPLNIDNVYVKTTMGPSVEVA is encoded by the coding sequence ATGGCAGATCAGGAGATAGAGCAAGCAGTCTCTCGCGCACTCGAGGATGCACCCGAGCGGAACTTCCGCGAAACGGTGGACCTCGCGATCAACTTGCGCGATCTCGATTTGAACGAACCGTCGAACCGCGTAGACGAAAGTATCGTCCTGCCGTCCGGTACCGGACAGGAGACGAAGATCGTCGTGTTCGCGGAGGGCGAGACCGCCCTGCGCGCCGAAGACGTCGCCGACGAGGTCTTCGACGCCGACGAACTGGAAGACCTCGGCGACGACGACGACGAGGCGAAGGACCTCGCCGACGAGACCGACTTCTTCATCGCCGAAGCGTCGATGATGCAAGACATCGGTCGGTATCTCGGTACTATCCTCGGTCCGCGAGGGAAGATGCCGGAACCGCTTCAGCCCGACGACGACGTGGTCGAAGTGGTCAACCGGATGAAGAACACGGTCCAGCTTCGGAGCGGCGACCGGCGGACCTTCCACACCCGCGTCGGCGCGGAGGACATGAGCGCGGAGGATATCTCGGACAACATCGACGTTATCCTCCGGCGACTTCACTCCAACTTGGAGAAGGGTCCGCTCAACATCGACAACGTCTACGTCAAGACCACGATGGGACCGTCCGTGGAGGTAGCCTAA
- a CDS encoding SRPBCC family protein gives MDSVELSTVVYVPPEEAYDFLVDFPGYANYSKHLERVERHGDGGPGTEYDIHLQWWKLNYVVRSEVTEFDRPERIGWRITKDLHAHGEWLVEPDPDLDATPADRESASRVRLVIEFDADSASSDMLDLPRLVSLDWVIDKVKPLVLKEAERVVERIVADLEGERREVELTLHESPDTV, from the coding sequence GTGGACAGCGTCGAACTCAGCACCGTCGTCTACGTGCCGCCCGAGGAAGCCTACGACTTCTTGGTCGATTTTCCGGGCTACGCGAACTACTCGAAGCACCTCGAACGAGTCGAGCGCCACGGCGACGGCGGTCCCGGCACGGAGTACGACATCCACCTCCAGTGGTGGAAACTGAACTACGTCGTCCGCTCGGAGGTGACGGAGTTCGACCGCCCCGAGCGAATCGGCTGGCGCATCACCAAGGACCTCCACGCGCACGGGGAGTGGCTGGTCGAACCCGACCCCGACCTGGACGCCACGCCGGCGGACCGCGAAAGCGCCTCGCGAGTCCGTCTCGTCATCGAGTTCGACGCCGACTCGGCGAGTTCCGACATGTTGGACTTGCCGCGACTCGTCTCGCTCGACTGGGTCATCGACAAGGTGAAACCCCTCGTCCTGAAGGAGGCCGAGCGCGTGGTCGAACGCATCGTGGCGGACCTCGAAGGCGAGCGCCGCGAAGTCGAGTTGACGCTCCACGAGTCGCCCGACACGGTGTAA
- a CDS encoding plastocyanin/azurin family copper-binding protein has protein sequence MSTEGSESVTRRGFMRAATGTAAAAGAAGTAAAESQEGSGGGGGSQEVLVGPGGSLVFEPAELTIAPGTTVNWVWESDNHNIVVSSQPEAASWQGTDGPPSKTYNTGHEYSHTFQATGTYEYYCQPHETAGMTASITVQEGGASSGGGGPAIPSSAKTLGIATTAALVFTLGLAYFFMKYGGDYGQVE, from the coding sequence ATGAGCACGGAAGGAAGCGAGTCGGTCACGCGGCGCGGGTTCATGCGGGCCGCCACGGGTACCGCAGCGGCCGCGGGTGCGGCCGGAACGGCCGCTGCCGAGAGCCAAGAAGGAAGCGGCGGTGGCGGCGGAAGCCAAGAAGTCCTCGTCGGTCCCGGCGGAAGCCTCGTGTTCGAGCCCGCCGAGTTGACCATCGCTCCCGGAACGACGGTGAACTGGGTCTGGGAGTCGGACAACCACAACATCGTAGTGAGCAGCCAGCCCGAGGCTGCGAGCTGGCAGGGCACCGACGGCCCACCGAGCAAGACGTACAACACGGGTCACGAGTACTCCCACACGTTCCAGGCCACCGGAACCTACGAGTACTACTGCCAGCCTCACGAGACCGCCGGAATGACCGCTAGCATCACCGTCCAAGAGGGCGGTGCGTCGAGCGGCGGCGGTGGGCCGGCCATCCCGAGCAGCGCGAAGACCCTCGGCATCGCCACGACCGCGGCGCTGGTGTTCACGCTCGGTCTCGCGTACTTCTTCATGAAGTACGGCGGCGACTACGGACAGGTCGAATAG
- a CDS encoding M42 family metallopeptidase translates to MNFDFELLRELTETSGVPGYEDRIRDLVRREFEGVADSVRTDAMGNVVGTVEGDADYSVVVAAHMDEIGFMVKHVTEDGFLRIDTLGGWDPDVLRAQRVTVHAEDEDLTGVIGSVPTHVKGDGEEFSVEDVTIDLGLPAKEVEERVSVGDLVSMEQTTERIGDNVTGKALDDRVCLFAMLEAATRIEDPDVTIHFCATVQEELGVRGAPALGVDLDPNLAVALDVTVANDVPAVSEDEGKYVTELGDGAAIKLKDSSVVTTPKVHRRMRSVAEDRGIDHQLEVLPSGATDTSGFQNTHGAKPVGAISVPTRYLHTVTESVHHADVEATIDLLTAFLDTETGDHDYSL, encoded by the coding sequence ATGAACTTCGACTTCGAACTCCTGCGCGAACTCACCGAGACCAGCGGCGTGCCCGGCTACGAGGACCGGATTCGAGACCTCGTGCGCCGGGAGTTCGAGGGCGTCGCCGACTCGGTTCGCACCGACGCGATGGGCAACGTCGTCGGGACCGTGGAGGGCGACGCCGACTACTCGGTCGTCGTCGCCGCCCACATGGACGAGATCGGCTTCATGGTGAAGCACGTCACCGAGGACGGCTTCCTCCGCATCGACACGCTCGGCGGGTGGGACCCCGACGTCCTCCGCGCTCAGCGCGTGACCGTCCACGCCGAGGACGAGGACCTGACCGGCGTCATCGGGTCGGTTCCGACCCACGTCAAGGGCGACGGCGAGGAGTTCTCCGTCGAAGACGTGACCATCGACCTCGGACTGCCCGCCAAGGAAGTCGAGGAGCGCGTCTCGGTCGGCGACCTCGTGAGCATGGAGCAGACGACCGAGCGAATCGGCGACAACGTGACCGGCAAGGCGCTGGACGACCGGGTGTGTCTGTTCGCCATGCTCGAAGCCGCGACGCGAATCGAGGACCCCGACGTGACGATTCACTTCTGCGCGACGGTCCAAGAGGAGTTAGGCGTCCGGGGCGCGCCCGCCCTCGGGGTGGACCTCGACCCGAACCTCGCGGTCGCGCTCGACGTGACCGTCGCCAACGACGTGCCCGCGGTCAGCGAGGACGAAGGCAAGTACGTCACAGAACTGGGCGACGGCGCAGCGATAAAGCTCAAAGACTCCAGCGTCGTAACGACCCCGAAGGTCCACCGCCGGATGCGCTCGGTCGCCGAGGACCGAGGTATCGACCACCAACTGGAGGTGCTTCCCTCTGGCGCGACCGACACCTCGGGGTTCCAGAACACCCACGGCGCGAAGCCGGTCGGCGCGATTTCGGTCCCGACGCGCTACCTGCACACCGTCACCGAGAGCGTCCACCACGCCGACGTGGAGGCGACAATCGACCTCCTGACGGCGTTCCTCGACACCGAGACCGGCGACCACGACTACAGCCTGTAG
- a CDS encoding MTH865 family protein, with the protein MVDEETEAELREQFTDAFEGADYPVSNPMDLVPALPNGPGTRFEAGDVSFTAMELSTKMSDTQDFPYDDVDSLVDDLVEGLKQKDMI; encoded by the coding sequence ATGGTAGACGAAGAAACCGAAGCCGAACTCCGCGAACAGTTCACCGACGCGTTCGAAGGTGCAGACTACCCCGTCAGCAACCCGATGGACCTCGTCCCCGCGCTCCCGAACGGGCCGGGCACGCGCTTCGAGGCCGGCGACGTGAGCTTCACCGCGATGGAACTGTCCACGAAGATGTCCGACACGCAGGACTTCCCGTACGACGACGTGGACTCCCTCGTGGACGACCTCGTCGAGGGACTGAAGCAGAAGGATATGATTTAA
- a CDS encoding C2H2-type zinc finger protein, with the protein MTDRPTPTYETDVPPGESTAECPHCGRPLESDRLLVLHEGIDHWERLDDERREEFREAYRRENDDLRTFRLKTLGLLVIVYFAFLFVYSVQTEDPYSVLTLVPI; encoded by the coding sequence ATGACCGACCGACCGACTCCGACCTACGAGACCGACGTTCCGCCGGGCGAATCGACCGCCGAGTGTCCCCACTGCGGTCGCCCGCTGGAGAGCGACCGACTGCTGGTCCTCCACGAGGGCATCGACCACTGGGAGCGACTCGACGACGAGCGCCGCGAGGAGTTCCGCGAGGCCTACCGGCGGGAGAACGACGACCTGCGCACCTTCCGCCTGAAGACGCTCGGACTGCTCGTAATCGTGTACTTCGCGTTCCTGTTCGTCTACTCGGTGCAGACCGAGGACCCCTACAGCGTGCTGACGCTGGTTCCAATCTGA
- a CDS encoding DUF7541 family protein: protein MDEQPGLSDEYRKASPWPLFVAFGLAIFEVGIVWPLFPVAVGGLMLFVGSVVGILRESGYIADPWKGLVTASVLCLAVGGVITYFTTGSVHLRGIAILVGGVIFLVGGIFGSFWQPKAV from the coding sequence ATGGACGAGCAACCCGGGCTGAGCGACGAGTACCGCAAGGCGAGTCCGTGGCCGCTGTTCGTCGCCTTCGGTCTCGCCATCTTCGAGGTCGGCATCGTCTGGCCGCTGTTCCCCGTCGCCGTCGGCGGACTCATGCTGTTCGTCGGAAGCGTCGTCGGTATCCTCCGCGAATCGGGGTACATCGCCGACCCGTGGAAGGGACTGGTCACCGCGTCGGTGCTGTGTCTCGCGGTAGGCGGCGTCATCACGTACTTCACGACCGGTTCGGTTCACCTCCGCGGAATCGCCATCCTCGTCGGCGGCGTCATCTTCCTCGTCGGCGGTATCTTCGGGTCGTTCTGGCAACCGAAGGCGGTGTGA
- a CDS encoding DUF6684 family protein: MATPIFERETWLDISVNIIPLCIIGFFVVLFTVNSPWPIEGLTSAVGFALLVVPFLLLAYLTYIAADLIESAESGE, from the coding sequence ATGGCAACCCCCATCTTCGAACGGGAGACGTGGCTCGACATCTCGGTCAACATCATCCCGCTCTGCATCATCGGCTTCTTCGTCGTGTTGTTCACCGTCAACTCGCCGTGGCCCATCGAAGGACTGACCTCCGCCGTCGGATTCGCGCTGTTGGTCGTTCCCTTCCTCCTGCTCGCGTACCTGACCTACATCGCGGCCGACCTCATCGAGTCCGCCGAGTCCGGCGAGTAA